The genome window TCCATACATGGCAATGACGCCTAAAATTTCTGAGTTCATTTTATTTAAAAATTGATAGCGGGCCCGTTAAAATTTCTCTGGTTTGATGAGCACATAGCACATGTAGACAAACACACCGATGGATACAACAAGTAGTGCTGCCATGTCAGATCTTTTCAAAAAAGTGGACGGATTGGTAAAAAAGCGCGAAGCATAAACAGCCTGCGGCAACTAAGAGGATTGTAAGCATGATATGTAATGTTTAAGTGAATGCCTGTTCGCTGATGCCCGAAAAGAGCGATCATTGATACCAAACATTCCAAAGGCATACCAAACTTTTCATTGCGTATTTAAATAGCTATATATCAGCCATTTAATGCTTTTTGGGGGAATTTTTAATATTCTGGAACCTTATCATTTTGATAGGG of Dyadobacter chenhuakuii contains these proteins:
- the kdpF gene encoding K(+)-transporting ATPase subunit F is translated as MAALLVVSIGVFVYMCYVLIKPEKF